From the genome of Pseudomonadota bacterium, one region includes:
- a CDS encoding transposase, producing RVYGIALGYEDLNDHDTLRHDVLLGVLGEKEEPEFLAKGENPRFIVTSLSKDEQEAQPSSAPEV from the coding sequence CGGGTGTATGGGATTGCGCTCGGGTACGAGGATCTCAACGATCACGACACCCTGCGGCACGATGTGTTATTGGGGGTGCTCGGTGAGAAGGAAGAGCCAGAATTCCTGGCCAAAGGGGAGAATCCCCGTTTTATCGTCACCTCACTCTCGAAGGACGAGCAGGAGGCACAGCCGTCCAGCGCGCCAGAGGTGTAG